One genomic segment of [Pasteurella] aerogenes includes these proteins:
- the lpp gene encoding protein Lpp, with translation MKKITLAFAILMSLGLAGCANQDIYSGNVYSGDQSKEARSISYGTIVSAREVKIQADNQGVIGTVGGGALGGIAGSGIGGGTGKAIASAVGAIAGAMIGSKVEEKMSQVNSLELVIRKDDGKEIVVVQKYDASLVPGARVRIVGGSTLNVSAL, from the coding sequence ATGAAAAAAATCACATTGGCATTCGCAATTTTAATGAGTTTAGGATTAGCTGGTTGTGCCAACCAAGACATTTATAGCGGTAATGTTTATTCTGGTGATCAATCAAAAGAAGCGCGTTCAATTAGTTATGGTACGATCGTTTCTGCTCGTGAAGTAAAAATCCAAGCGGATAATCAAGGCGTTATCGGTACTGTTGGTGGCGGCGCGTTAGGTGGTATTGCCGGTTCCGGTATTGGCGGCGGTACAGGTAAAGCGATTGCTTCTGCTGTTGGTGCGATTGCCGGCGCTATGATTGGTAGCAAAGTTGAAGAAAAAATGAGCCAAGTGAACTCATTAGAACTGGTTATTCGTAAAGATGACGGAAAAGAGATCGTTGTGGTACAAAAATACGATGCATCTTTAGTTCCGGGCGCCCGTGTTCGTATTGTTGGTGGTTCAACCTT